The following nucleotide sequence is from Microbacterium arborescens.
AATCTGAAGCTGTGAGCGACGCCGAGCAGACCCCGACCAGTCCCGAGATCGAGTTCCGCAGCGATGTGACGGTCGAGCTCGTCCGCTCGAGCGCCGCCGACTCGGACGTGCTGTTCGCGGCCCGCGTGTCGACCCAGGGGGAGCAGACCCTGGATGCCGCCGCCGCCGGCACCGAGGCATCCGGCCGCGACCGCGGCCTGATCAACTACCTCATGCGCGACCGCCACGGCTCGCCCTTCGAGCACAACTCGATGACCTTCTACGTGCAGGCGCCGATCTTCGTCTTCCGCGAGTTCATGCGTCACCGCATGGCCTCCTACAACGAGGAGTCGGGTCGCTACCGCGAGCTGCGCCCGGTGTTCTACGTCCCCGGTCGTGAGCGCAACCTGAACCAGGTCGGCAAGCCCGGCGCGTACGAGTTCCTGCCCGGCACCGACGAGCAGTTCGCCGTGGTCGACGAGACCACGCGGCAGGCTTCGATCCAGGCGTACGAGGCCTACCGGCGCATGCTCGAGGCCGGCGTCGCGCGTGAGGTCGCCCGCATCGTGCTGCCCCTGAACATCTACTCGTCGATGTACGTCACCGTCAACGCGCGTTCGCTGATGAACTTCCTGTCGCTGCGCACCAAGGTCGAGGGAACGCACTTCCCGTCGTTCCCGCAGCGCGAGATCGAGATGTGCGCCGAGAAGATGGAGACCGTCTGGCGCGAGCTCATGCCGCTCACCCACGCGGCGTTCAACGCGAACGGGCGCGTCGCTCCCTGACGCGCCGGGCTGCGGCGCCCTCCGGTCGGGCTCAGACGAATCGGCCCAGGATGACGCCCGCATAGGCGAGCGCGGCGACGGTCTCACCGTCGTCGATCCTGCCGTCGGCGACGTGACGCAGCGCGTCGGCGAAGGGAAGCCACACGACCCGTTCGATGCCCTCCTCGAGCTGAGACGAGGCGGCGTCCTCCGCCGGCCGCAGCCCGCGCGCGAGATAGACGTGCTCGGGCGCCACGGCGATGCCGTTGAGGGCGTTCATCCGGCCGATGGGCTGCCATAGGTCGGCCGTGAGGCCCGTCTCCTCGAGGAGTTCCCGCTTCGCGGCGACGAGCGGGTCCTCGCCGTCGCTCCCGCCCGCCGGGACCTCGAGCGAACGTCCGGTCGTATAGCGGTCGACCTCGACGAAGCAGACCCGGTCGTGCTCGTCGACGGCCACGATGAAGACCGCCGGATGCCGCATCTCGACGACGCCGTAGATGCCGTCGCCCGCCGGCCCGGTCACCTCGTCTTCGCGGACCGAGATCCAACGGTTCTCGTACGTCGTGCGGGTGCTCCGGGTCGTCCAAGCCATGCCGCCACCCTAGAGCGCCGGGCGCCGGGCGCCGCGCCGCGCCGCCATCAGTGCCGCCCGACATGGGAACGTATCGGCGACCGGGCGTCGGCCCGTCGCCGCGTCGCAGAGGCGGAACCGATACCCTGAGACCATGACGCACTCGGGCAATCCCTTCGGACAGGTCCTCGTCGCGCTGGTCACCCCGATGACCGCCGACGGTGAAGTCGACTGGCCCGCCGTCGAGAAGCACATCGACGACGTCATCACCGCTGGTGCCGACGGCATCGTCGTCACCGGGACGACGGGGGAGACGAGCACGCTCACCGACCCCGAGAAGCTCCGCCTCGTCGAGGTCGGCAAGTCGGTTTCGGCCGGCCGCGCGAAGATCATCACCGGCGGCGGCTCGAACGAGACCGCGCACGCGATCGAGCTCTACAAGGCCAGCGAGAAGGCCGGGGCCGACGGCATCATGATCGTCACGCCGTACTACAACAAGCCCACCCAGGCCGGCATCCTGACGCACTTCCGCCTCGTCGCCGACGCGACCGACCTGCCCGTCATCCTCTACGACATCCCGGGCCGCACCGGTGTTCCGATCAAGTACGAGACGATCCTCCGCCTCGCGAAGCATCCGAACATCCTGGCGGTGAAGGACGCGAAGGGTGACTTCAGCGAAGTCAGCCGCGTGCTCAACCAGACCGACCTCATGTACTTCTCCGGCGACGACGCCAACGTGCTGCCGCACCTGTCGATCGGTGCCAGTGGCCTCATCGGCGTGACGGCGAACATCACCGCGACTCCGTACCGCACGATCGTCGACGCGGTGAATCGAGGCGACCTCACGGCCGCGACCGAGGCGCACAAGAGCCTCGAGCCACTCGTCCGCGCGGTCATGACCCACGTGCCGGGCACCGTCAGTGCGAAGTACATCCTGCATGGCCTGGGACGCATCTCGAGCCCGCGCGTGCGTCTGCCCCTCGTCGGCCCCGAAGAGTGGGAGGCCGCCATCATCGAGGACGAGCTCGCCCTCGTCTCGGGCGTTCCCGGCGCCGACTTCTCCAACTTCCGTCCCGACCGTAATGCCGCCGCCGGCGGTGCGCTGCCCAAGGTGCACGGGACGACCCGCTAGACGAAAACGATGAGGATGCCGCATACACCGGCGTCCCGAGGAAGCGTGCCAATGCCCACGAACGTCTTCAGCCCGCCCGCTCTCGAACCCGGAACGCTGCGGGTCTACCCGCTCGGCGGCCTCGGCGAGGTCGGTCGCAACATGACCGTCTTCGAGTACGAGGGCAAGCTCCTCGTGGTCGACTGCGGTGTGCTCTTCCCCGAGGAGCACCAGCCCGGTGTCGACCTGATCCTGCCCGACTTCGAGCCGATCAAGCACCGCCTCGACGACATCGTCGGCGTCGTGTTGACGCACGGTCACGAAGACCACATCGGAGCGGTTCCCTACCTGCTCAAGCTCAAGGGCGACATCCCCCTCATCGGCTCGGGCCTGACGCTCGCCCTCATCGAGGCGAAGCTCAAGGAGCACCGCAT
It contains:
- the thyX gene encoding FAD-dependent thymidylate synthase, which codes for MSDAEQTPTSPEIEFRSDVTVELVRSSAADSDVLFAARVSTQGEQTLDAAAAGTEASGRDRGLINYLMRDRHGSPFEHNSMTFYVQAPIFVFREFMRHRMASYNEESGRYRELRPVFYVPGRERNLNQVGKPGAYEFLPGTDEQFAVVDETTRQASIQAYEAYRRMLEAGVAREVARIVLPLNIYSSMYVTVNARSLMNFLSLRTKVEGTHFPSFPQREIEMCAEKMETVWRELMPLTHAAFNANGRVAP
- a CDS encoding NUDIX domain-containing protein, with translation MAWTTRSTRTTYENRWISVREDEVTGPAGDGIYGVVEMRHPAVFIVAVDEHDRVCFVEVDRYTTGRSLEVPAGGSDGEDPLVAAKRELLEETGLTADLWQPIGRMNALNGIAVAPEHVYLARGLRPAEDAASSQLEEGIERVVWLPFADALRHVADGRIDDGETVAALAYAGVILGRFV
- the dapA gene encoding 4-hydroxy-tetrahydrodipicolinate synthase, producing MTHSGNPFGQVLVALVTPMTADGEVDWPAVEKHIDDVITAGADGIVVTGTTGETSTLTDPEKLRLVEVGKSVSAGRAKIITGGGSNETAHAIELYKASEKAGADGIMIVTPYYNKPTQAGILTHFRLVADATDLPVILYDIPGRTGVPIKYETILRLAKHPNILAVKDAKGDFSEVSRVLNQTDLMYFSGDDANVLPHLSIGASGLIGVTANITATPYRTIVDAVNRGDLTAATEAHKSLEPLVRAVMTHVPGTVSAKYILHGLGRISSPRVRLPLVGPEEWEAAIIEDELALVSGVPGADFSNFRPDRNAAAGGALPKVHGTTR